One Triticum dicoccoides isolate Atlit2015 ecotype Zavitan chromosome 4B, WEW_v2.0, whole genome shotgun sequence genomic window carries:
- the LOC119291807 gene encoding sphingoid long-chain bases kinase 2, mitochondrial-like isoform X2, whose translation MASPATPRPALIRPRASRSRSQLGAVSLASDHAAATGSSGHRRDFVFVVNPSGANGRTGKQWKQLLPLLRTRLADQCNICECITSGPSHAIDVTREAIKDGADAVIAVGGDGTLHEVVNGFFWKGSPVRALDRGPDHLTALGLIPLGTGSDFARTFGWSNDPRQAIDRIVRGVKSKLDIGMMEGPNGDPHFFINVADIHLSAKAGYFASMYKRFGNLCYVLGALRGFWGHSNRDLRIKVNGGEWRTVDKVTALCVGNAKYFGGGMNITPTADPFSGDLQVVILQDFKWYTFLLKLHRLYGGTHLTVNGVSSIRVQSIEVAEVVPNGNVFVQSDGEHFGFLPTKFSVLPGAVDFFS comes from the exons atggcctcgccggcgacgccgaGGCCGGCGCTGATCCGGCCGCGCGCCTCGCGCAGCCGCTCCCAGTTGGGCGCCGTCAGCCTCGCTTCCGACCACGCCGCCGCCACGGGctcctccggccaccgccgcgactTCGTCTTCGTCGTCAACCCCTCCG GCGCCAATGGCCGGACGGGCAAGCAGTGGAAGCAGCTGCTCCCCCTCCTCCGCACCCGCCTCGCCGACCAATGCAAC ATTTGCGAGTGCATCACCTCGGGCCCGTCGCACGCCATAGATGTCACGAGGGAG GCTATAAAGGATGGCGCTGATGCTGTGATCGCCGTTGGCGGGGATGGGACGCTTCATGAG GTGGTGAATGGCTTCTTTTGGAAAGGAAGCCCGGTCCGTGCTCTTGATCGAGGGCCTGATCACTTGACGGCACTTGGT CTCATCCCACTTGGAACCGGCTCAGACTTTGCTAGGACATTTGGCTG GTCAAATGATCCCCGTCAGGCGATTGATCGAATTGTGAGAG GAGTTAAATCAAAACTAGACATTGGCATGATGGAAGGTCCAAATGGAGATCCACATTTCTTTATAAATGTTGCTGATATCCATCT GAGTGCCAAGGCAGGTTATTTTGCTTCTATGTACAAGAGATTTGGCAACTTATGTTATGTTCTGGGAGCTCTAAGAGGCTTTTGGGGACATAGTAATCGAGATTTGAGAATAAAG GTGAATGGAGGAGAATGGAGAACAGTTGATAAAGTCACTGCTCTATGCGTAGGAAATGCCAAGTACTTTGGTGGTGGCATGAATATTACTCCAACAGCTGATCCTTTTAGCGGTGACCTTCAG GTTGTTATTCTACAAGATTTCAAGTGGTACACTTTTCTTCTTAAGCTACATAGGCTGTATGGAGGCACACATTTAACGGTGAATGGCGTGTCATCAATAAG GGTTCAATCAATTGAAGTGGCAGAAGTGGTGCCTAACGGCAACGTCTTTGTGCAATCTGACGGGGAGCATTTTGGTTTTCTTCCGACCAAATTCTCAGTTCTGCCTGGTGCAGTAGATTTCTTCAGCTAG
- the LOC119291807 gene encoding sphingoid long-chain bases kinase 2, mitochondrial-like isoform X1, protein MASPATPRPALIRPRASRSRSQLGAVSLASDHAAATGSSGHRRDFVFVVNPSGANGRTGKQWKQLLPLLRTRLADQCNICECITSGPSHAIDVTREAIKDGADAVIAVGGDGTLHEVVNGFFWKGSPVRALDRGPDHLTALGLIPLGTGSDFARTFGWSNDPRQAIDRIVRAGVKSKLDIGMMEGPNGDPHFFINVADIHLSAKAGYFASMYKRFGNLCYVLGALRGFWGHSNRDLRIKVNGGEWRTVDKVTALCVGNAKYFGGGMNITPTADPFSGDLQVVILQDFKWYTFLLKLHRLYGGTHLTVNGVSSIRVQSIEVAEVVPNGNVFVQSDGEHFGFLPTKFSVLPGAVDFFS, encoded by the exons atggcctcgccggcgacgccgaGGCCGGCGCTGATCCGGCCGCGCGCCTCGCGCAGCCGCTCCCAGTTGGGCGCCGTCAGCCTCGCTTCCGACCACGCCGCCGCCACGGGctcctccggccaccgccgcgactTCGTCTTCGTCGTCAACCCCTCCG GCGCCAATGGCCGGACGGGCAAGCAGTGGAAGCAGCTGCTCCCCCTCCTCCGCACCCGCCTCGCCGACCAATGCAAC ATTTGCGAGTGCATCACCTCGGGCCCGTCGCACGCCATAGATGTCACGAGGGAG GCTATAAAGGATGGCGCTGATGCTGTGATCGCCGTTGGCGGGGATGGGACGCTTCATGAG GTGGTGAATGGCTTCTTTTGGAAAGGAAGCCCGGTCCGTGCTCTTGATCGAGGGCCTGATCACTTGACGGCACTTGGT CTCATCCCACTTGGAACCGGCTCAGACTTTGCTAGGACATTTGGCTG GTCAAATGATCCCCGTCAGGCGATTGATCGAATTGTGAGAG CAGGAGTTAAATCAAAACTAGACATTGGCATGATGGAAGGTCCAAATGGAGATCCACATTTCTTTATAAATGTTGCTGATATCCATCT GAGTGCCAAGGCAGGTTATTTTGCTTCTATGTACAAGAGATTTGGCAACTTATGTTATGTTCTGGGAGCTCTAAGAGGCTTTTGGGGACATAGTAATCGAGATTTGAGAATAAAG GTGAATGGAGGAGAATGGAGAACAGTTGATAAAGTCACTGCTCTATGCGTAGGAAATGCCAAGTACTTTGGTGGTGGCATGAATATTACTCCAACAGCTGATCCTTTTAGCGGTGACCTTCAG GTTGTTATTCTACAAGATTTCAAGTGGTACACTTTTCTTCTTAAGCTACATAGGCTGTATGGAGGCACACATTTAACGGTGAATGGCGTGTCATCAATAAG GGTTCAATCAATTGAAGTGGCAGAAGTGGTGCCTAACGGCAACGTCTTTGTGCAATCTGACGGGGAGCATTTTGGTTTTCTTCCGACCAAATTCTCAGTTCTGCCTGGTGCAGTAGATTTCTTCAGCTAG